The Tautonia plasticadhaerens nucleotide sequence GCCTTCGCCCCCCGGGCCCGGCTCGGGAGGGCCGAGGCGCTGACCTCGCTCGAGCGGTTCGAGGAGGCCGCGGAGGCCATCGAGCCGCTCCGGGACGATCCCTCCCCCGAGATCTCGGCGAGGGCGGCGTACCTGCTCGGGCTGGGGCAGTTGGAGCAAGGGAAGGCCGCCGAGGCGCTGGCGACCTTCGACGAGGCCCTGGCCCGGTCCTCGGAGTCGAGCACCGCCCCCGCTCTGCTCTTCCGGTCGGCCGAGGCGTCGGCGAGCCTCGGGGATCCGCTCGACGCGCTCTCCCGGTTCGAGCGGCTGGCCGACTCCTACCCGGCCGACTCCTGGGCCGACGACGCCCTGCTCCAGGCCTCCTCGATCGCCCTGAAGGCGGGGGAGCCCGACCGGGCCACCGAGCTAGCCCGACGGGCCCGGGGGCCCTCCGGCGACGGCCCGCTGGCGGCCCCCGCCCTGCTGGTCGAGGGCCGGGCGGCGCTGGAGTCGGGGGAGGTCGACGAGGCGATCGGGCTACTCGAGACGCTGCTGGATCAGCATCAACCGGACCCCGAGACGGCCCAGGCCGCCCGGTATTCCCTCGGCCTCGCATACAAGGGGGCGGGGAAGGACGCGGAGGCGATCGAGCAGCTCGACCTGCTGGCGGGGACGCCCGGGGCGAGCCTCTCGGCCGATGCGCTGTACCTCGTCGGCCAGGCCCACTTCGACGAGGGCCGGTACGCCGAGGCGGCCGAGGCGCTCGGCCGGTTCATCGAGGCCCGGCCCGACGGGGAGGCCGTCGACCACGCCCTGGCCCGGATCGCCCTGGCCCGCTCCGAGCTGGGGGAGGACGACCAGGCCCTCGACGCGCTCGACCGGCTCGCCGCGCGATTCCCCGAGAGCCCGGTGCTGGGGCCGACCCGCCTGAGGCTGGCCGAGGCCGCCCTGGACGGCGAGCACTGGGGGCGGGCCGAAGGGCTCTTCCGGGCCGTGGCCGAGGCCGAGGGCGTCGACCCGGCGTCCCGGGCCCGGGCCCTCTCCGGGATGGGCTGGGCGCTGACGGGGGCCGGCGCCCCCGAGGAGGCGGCCGAGGCGTTCGGGACGCTGGTCGGGGAGTCACCCGAGGACCCGCTGGCGGCGGAAGCCTCGTACGTCCGGGGGACGGCGCTCCGGGAGCTGGGGAGGCCGGAGGAGGCGATCGAGGCCCTGGCCTGGGTCGTCGAGCACCACCCCGACTCCGACCAGGCCCCGAAGGCCGACCTGGCGAAGGCCCGACTGCTGGCGGAGCTGGGCCGCCCCGGAGAGGCGGCGCCGCTGCTGCGGGCCCTGGTCGACCGGGGGGAGGACGAGGAGGCCGTCGGGGAGCCGGTCGACCGGCTGCTCGCCGAGCTGGGCTGGGCCCTGATCGACGCCGGGGACCCCGACGGGGCCGACCTCGCCTTCTCCCGGCTGCTCGACGAGTCCCCCAACTCCCCCCTCGCCGGGGACGCCCGGCTGAACCTGGCCGAGTCGGCCTTCCAGGCGGGGGAGTACGACGAGGTGCTCGACCGGCTCGGGCCGATGGTCGCCGAGGGGGCGGACGTCGCGCCGAGGCTCCGGCAGGCCGCCCTGTACCGGGAAGGCCGGACGAGGGTCGAGCGGCAGGAATGGGACGAGGCGATCGGGGCCTTCGACCGGCTGGTCGCCGAGTTTCCCGAGGGCCGTTACGCCCGGGAGGCCGCCTTCTGGGCCGCCGAGGTCGCCTTCCGACGCGGGGACGCCGAGGGGGCCGAGTCGAGGTTCTCGGCGCTGGTCGATGCGACCCCGGAGGACCGGGAGCCCGAATCCTGGCTGGCGACGGCCCGATTGCGGCGGATCCAGGCGCTCGTGCAGCTCGGTCGCTGGGCCGACGTGCTGGATCGGGCCGACGCGATGAAGGCCGAGTTCCCCGAGTTCCCCCAGATCGCCGAGCTGGAATACGCCCGGGGCCGGGCGTTGCAGGGCCAGGCGCCGCCGAGGTTCGAGGACGCCCGGGCGGCCTACCAGGCGGTGATCGACGCCCGCAAGGGCGGGGAACTCGCGGCGATGTCCCAGTTCAT carries:
- a CDS encoding tetratricopeptide repeat protein translates to MRDRPQSPGRLHASVTPFVVLLLGLGTVFVPEAGGQASGTGVDAGAVPEALNFANGLFRARRFDLAVREYRRFLESGPGGTHRADALYGLANAHQFLQEYDRARSAFEEFLRVAPAGHPNAATALFRVGELAYVLGDLPAARRALESYTAGPPAHRYQELAWPYLGDVRFREGDLDGAREAYEHALSAFPDGRLADRSRLYLGRALAKQGDREGALARFRELIDRPDAAQRDEAYYQVGRLELEAGAFDRAVEAFEALEREVPQSAFAPRARLGRAEALTSLERFEEAAEAIEPLRDDPSPEISARAAYLLGLGQLEQGKAAEALATFDEALARSSESSTAPALLFRSAEASASLGDPLDALSRFERLADSYPADSWADDALLQASSIALKAGEPDRATELARRARGPSGDGPLAAPALLVEGRAALESGEVDEAIGLLETLLDQHQPDPETAQAARYSLGLAYKGAGKDAEAIEQLDLLAGTPGASLSADALYLVGQAHFDEGRYAEAAEALGRFIEARPDGEAVDHALARIALARSELGEDDQALDALDRLAARFPESPVLGPTRLRLAEAALDGEHWGRAEGLFRAVAEAEGVDPASRARALSGMGWALTGAGAPEEAAEAFGTLVGESPEDPLAAEASYVRGTALRELGRPEEAIEALAWVVEHHPDSDQAPKADLAKARLLAELGRPGEAAPLLRALVDRGEDEEAVGEPVDRLLAELGWALIDAGDPDGADLAFSRLLDESPNSPLAGDARLNLAESAFQAGEYDEVLDRLGPMVAEGADVAPRLRQAALYREGRTRVERQEWDEAIGAFDRLVAEFPEGRYAREAAFWAAEVAFRRGDAEGAESRFSALVDATPEDREPESWLATARLRRIQALVQLGRWADVLDRADAMKAEFPEFPQIAELEYARGRALQGQAPPRFEDARAAYQAVIDARKGGELAAMSQFMRGETYFHEKDYEEALREFLKVDVLPSYDDAPKWQALALLEAGKVYEQLDRWADAADLYERLRARFPDEPASLEADRRLTIARSRASGGSGPRTGRRG